The following coding sequences are from one Bradysia coprophila strain Holo2 unplaced genomic scaffold, BU_Bcop_v1 contig_137, whole genome shotgun sequence window:
- the LOC119073125 gene encoding deoxynucleoside kinase-like encodes MRRDNVIEQGMCYVLDEWYRRALEDYRSSPNAIVYLRTSPNTAYARVQMRARGEESSVSARYIHEIHNLHEEWIDSVHSNNLLHEEPVLPVYTIDADQPLLKLYLDYERCLSDLRMLSM; translated from the exons ATGCGTCGGGACAACGTCATCGAACAAGGCATGTGCTATGTCCTGGACGAATGGTACCGCCGCGCTCTGGAGGACTACCGGTCGAGTCCGAACGCAATCG TCTACCTTCGCACTAGCCCAAACACGGCATACGCTCGTGTCCAGATGCGAGCTCGCGGCGAAGAGTCATCCGTATCTGCCCGGTACATCCACGAAATCCACAATTTGCATGAAGAATGGATTGATTCGGTGCATTCCAATAATTTGTTGCATGAGGAACCAGTCCTGCCA GTATACACCATCGATGCAGATCAACCGTTGCTGAAATTGTACTTGGATTACGAGAGATGTTTGTCCGATCTGCGAATGTTGTCAATGTAA